From Candidatus Peregrinibacteria bacterium, a single genomic window includes:
- the pdxT gene encoding pyridoxal 5'-phosphate synthase glutaminase subunit PdxT has protein sequence MKIGILAIQGSVAEHKKALIKAAQNLQIEDFDVTEIRLPEDLFENYDPESPNQNKRRIQGIILPGGESTAQSKLLKKYNLFEPLKQAIIGDSTNQDGLIKPLPVWGTCAGAILLAKEVIGHSKNQTDDNLPESLKVMDIRADRNAYGTQSDSFITEIQILTHQIEAVFIRAPKLSLLTNPTTQIQVLATYKDQPIAIRQGHMLATSFHPELTNDTMMHEFFLKYHLPTASPTLPKWPLL, from the coding sequence ATGAAAATAGGGATTCTTGCAATTCAGGGCTCTGTCGCAGAACACAAAAAAGCACTTATAAAAGCTGCGCAAAATTTGCAAATAGAAGATTTTGACGTTACTGAAATCCGATTACCGGAAGATCTTTTTGAAAATTACGATCCGGAGAGTCCAAATCAAAATAAGCGGAGAATCCAAGGTATTATTCTTCCAGGTGGCGAAAGTACCGCTCAATCGAAACTTTTGAAAAAGTACAACCTTTTTGAACCGCTGAAACAAGCTATAATCGGCGATTCGACTAATCAAGATGGGTTAATCAAACCATTACCCGTTTGGGGCACTTGTGCAGGCGCAATTTTACTTGCAAAAGAAGTTATAGGGCATTCCAAAAATCAAACAGATGATAACCTGCCCGAATCACTCAAAGTCATGGATATTCGCGCGGATCGCAATGCTTATGGAACTCAAAGTGACAGTTTTATAACCGAAATACAGATTTTAACTCATCAAATCGAAGCTGTATTTATCCGCGCCCCAAAACTCAGCTTACTCACTAATCCGACTACTCAAATCCAAGTCCTCGCCACATACAAAGACCAGCCAATTGCAATCCGGCAAGGCCACATGCTAGCTACGAGCTTCCATCCGGAACTCACAAACGACACGATGATGCATGAATTT
- the pdxS gene encoding pyridoxal 5'-phosphate synthase lyase subunit PdxS, which produces MDQQRLNKGLAQMLKGGVIMDVVNPEQAKIAEDAGAVAVMALERVPSDIRKDGGVARMSDPQMISEIQAAVSIPVMAKIRIGHFVEAQILESLNVDYIDESEVLTPADPWSHVDKSKFKVPFVCGATNLGEALRRINEGACMIRTKGEAGTGNIIEAVRHWKTIQNEIVSLKNMSEQELEAAAKEMRAPLELVKETRTLGRLTVVNFAAGGVATPADAALMMQLGCDGVFVGSGIFKSENPAVMAKAIVDATMNFMKPEEVTRASTGLGKAMESQSIESLEVKLAERGW; this is translated from the coding sequence ATGGATCAACAACGTCTCAATAAAGGACTGGCACAAATGCTCAAAGGAGGAGTGATTATGGATGTGGTAAACCCTGAGCAGGCCAAGATTGCAGAGGATGCCGGAGCTGTTGCTGTCATGGCTCTTGAACGTGTGCCGTCAGACATTCGTAAAGATGGTGGTGTTGCTCGTATGAGTGATCCGCAGATGATTTCAGAAATACAAGCGGCCGTGTCGATTCCGGTTATGGCAAAAATTCGTATTGGACATTTTGTAGAGGCACAAATCCTCGAATCACTAAATGTGGATTATATAGATGAAAGTGAAGTTTTGACTCCGGCAGACCCATGGAGTCATGTTGATAAATCAAAATTCAAAGTTCCATTTGTATGTGGAGCGACGAACCTTGGTGAGGCGCTACGCAGGATCAATGAGGGCGCATGTATGATTCGTACAAAAGGTGAGGCAGGTACAGGGAATATTATCGAAGCGGTTCGTCATTGGAAAACAATTCAAAATGAAATTGTATCCCTCAAAAACATGTCAGAGCAAGAATTAGAAGCGGCAGCAAAAGAAATGCGCGCCCCTCTAGAGCTTGTAAAAGAAACACGTACACTTGGTCGCCTGACTGTTGTAAACTTTGCGGCGGGAGGTGTTGCAACTCCTGCAGATGCAGCCCTTATGATGCAGCTTGGTTGCGACGGAGTGTTTGTCGGTTCAGGAATATTCAAATCAGAAAATCCAGCCGTAATGGCAAAAGCCATAGTTGATGCAACTATGAATTTTATGAAACCGGAAGAGGTAACTCGTGCATCAACAGGACTTGGCAAAGCTATGGAGTCTCAATCAATAGAAAGTCTGGAAGTGAAATTGGCTGAACGCGGTTGGTAA